The following is a genomic window from Bacillota bacterium.
GGTCAAAGAGCGCTGCGATCTGTTGGTGCGCATTCCTCAGTATGGATCAATTGATTCCCTTAACGCCGCGGTGGCCGGGGGTATCTTGATGTACGAAATAACGCGGCAGAAGCATTTGCAGTAGATAATACCAGCGGAAAGACAGCCCGAATAGCTTGACGCTTAATTACCAATGGTGTATAATGAGCAATGTAGTGGACAAGTGTGGTAAGAGGCGTAACAGTGGGGCTTTCGGGCATCTTTCTAGCTTGGAACCCTCTGGACCATTACAATCCAGATGGAGGCGATGTAGTTGGGTGCGAACGCACAGAAGGATTATATTCTAGATTACGATACCATGGACGACGAAGAAATCGTAGAATATGCCCGTAACAGCAATGATGTTGCGCTTGAATATCTGATAAACAAATACCGCAATTTTGTTAGAGCTAAAGCGCGCTCTTATTTTTTAATCGGGGCAGACCGAGAAGATATTATTCAAGAAGGAATGATTGGGCTTTATAAAGCTATTCGTGATTTTCGTCCGGATAAATTAGCATCATTTCGAGCCTTCGCTGAATTATGCATTACACGCCAAATCATTACCGCAATTAAGACAGCAACAAGACAAAAACACATTCCATTGAACTCATACGTATCTTTAAACCGTCCCATCTACGATGAAGAATCGGATCGCACTCTTTTGGATGTAATTTCAGGTTCCAAAGTTACTGACCCGGAAGAGCTGGTAATCAGTAAAGAGGAATTCAATGATATTGAAACTAAGATGAGCGAGTTTCTCAGTGATTTGGAATGGAAAGTGCTCATGTTTTACCTCGAGGGTAAAAGCTATCAGGAAATAGCGGACGATTTATCCCGTCACGTTAAGTCCATCGACAACGCTCTGCAGCGTGTCAAACGCAAGCTGGAGCGATATTTAGAAAAACGGGAACAGGAATAGGAAAAAATTTAAAAAAGTAGTTGACAAATAAAAACAGACATGGTATAGTAATAAATGTGTTCAGAGCCGGTGTAGCTC
Proteins encoded in this region:
- the sigH gene encoding RNA polymerase sporulation sigma factor SigH codes for the protein MGANAQKDYILDYDTMDDEEIVEYARNSNDVALEYLINKYRNFVRAKARSYFLIGADREDIIQEGMIGLYKAIRDFRPDKLASFRAFAELCITRQIITAIKTATRQKHIPLNSYVSLNRPIYDEESDRTLLDVISGSKVTDPEELVISKEEFNDIETKMSEFLSDLEWKVLMFYLEGKSYQEIADDLSRHVKSIDNALQRVKRKLERYLEKREQE